The genomic DNA AGAAAAAGATGTATCAAGATTTATTCCCATATAATCTATTACAGATTCTAATTCTTCTTTTGTATAATTTTTTGTTCCTGCTCTCAACATTTTACCAAAAACCTTTTGCATACCTGATTTATCTTTTTCTAAAAATGGAGCAGAATCTATTTCCAATATAATTTTTACTAGTGGCAGTTTATGATTTTCTACTAAAAAAACTTGTAATCCATTTTTTAGATGGAAATAAATAGGTTCCTGTATATTTATATTAATATTCTTATTTAATAATTTAGGAGGAATAAATTGATCTTGTTTCATCGTTAGTTTTTAATAAAATTAAAAATTTAATATGAAGATTTTAAATATTCTGGAATATTATATAAACATACTCTATTAGTTTTATTGAGATATTTATTTGCTACTTTTTGTACATCTAATATTGTAACATTTTTATAATGATTCATTATAGTATTGATTAGATTTGTATTTTTATAATATAAATGATAATGTGATAAATTAGAAGCAATTCCACTCATAAAATAATTATCGTAAATAAATCCTTTTTCAAAAAAATTCATTTGTTTATCTAATTCATATTGTGTAATTCCTTTTTCTTTAAAGTATTCAATTTCTTTATCTATTTCTTCTAATAGTTTATCTAAAGAAATACCATGATTAATAATACCGTATATAGTAAATATTCCATAATCTTCCATAACATCTAAAGATGATCCAGCATAAGCTGCTAATTGTTTTATATTTACTATATTATTAATAATCCTTGAACTTTCACCTGAAGAAATAATGTAATCTATTATTTTTAATTTATAAAAATCATCATGTGTTATATTTGATGTTCTATAAGATAAAAATATTCCAGGTATTTTTGCATTTCTGTCAAAAAATGTTGATTTTATTTCTTCATTGATTGGATCTTCTATTGGAAAATTAATTGTTTTTTTACAATTACTCTTTGAACTAGAATAAAAAGAAAAATATTTATTCACCAATTCTTTTGCATCATTTAATTCAAA from Blattabacterium cuenoti includes the following:
- a CDS encoding M16 family metallopeptidase, with the protein product MMNKIQNKIQNDYKINFLEEKLSNGLNVIYHQDKRNPIIYTSVLYHVGSKNEDPGKTGFAHFFEHLMFEGSKHIKKGDYYKYIASNGGQNNAYTNQDETYYYEVMPSNCLPIALWLESERMFYAKLDKDSIDLQREVVKEEKKMRFENQPYVKALSEVIPSLLFKKHPYKYPIIGYDKDLDSATEKDYEKFYNTYYAPNNATLVVTGDFELNDAKELVNKYFSFYSSSKSNCKKTINFPIEDPINEEIKSTFFDRNAKIPGIFLSYRTSNITHDDFYKLKIIDYIISSGESSRIINNIVNIKQLAAYAGSSLDVMEDYGIFTIYGIINHGISLDKLLEEIDKEIEYFKEKGITQYELDKQMNFFEKGFIYDNYFMSGIASNLSHYHLYYKNTNLINTIMNHYKNVTILDVQKVANKYLNKTNRVCLYNIPEYLKSSY